The Mustela nigripes isolate SB6536 chromosome 11, MUSNIG.SB6536, whole genome shotgun sequence genomic interval TCAGGCCCACGGCCGCCCCCCTGCCTGAGCCCCCACGGCCGGGCTCCAGCCCTGTACTCACCCTCTAACACCTCTGCgtggaaaggagaagaaagagaggtcAGGGCTCCTCCTTCCTATACCAGCTCCCCGCTCCGGGCGCCCCAGCGGTGCCCCCCCTAGGGGGAGGTCAGCCTCCCCGGGAGCAAGGCCAGAGGTGGCTCTGCTCCCCGACCCTCACCTGTCTCCTCCCGCTGCACCCTCAGCTGCCCCTCCAGGCTGGCCCTGGCCGCCGTCTCCTCCTCCAGTGCCTCCCGCAGGGTCACGATCTCGATCCGGAGGCGCTCGGCCTCGTGCTCCCGGGCCTGCTGCTGGGCCCGTGCCTCCTGCCGCGTGTGACGCACCAGCTGCTGCAGCTCCTGGAGGGGAGGCCGGTCACTGccggggggtgggcaggaggccaCAGGGGCCACcgtcccggggtgggggtgggaggttgggcgGACACGTGAAAGGGAAGCCACCGAAGTGCCCGGCATGAGGAGTGGAGGCGATGCACAGAGACAGCACTGAAGTGTTGCTGGCAGCCACGCCACCGGGCCTGGAGGACCCCTGGGCACAGTGCCGAGGGAGGGTGCCCCCCAACATGCCCAGGGCAGGACACCCCTTTGTAAAGCTCAAACAACCCAAGTTAGCTCTCCGCTGTCGAGGCAGGTGTGTCTGTGCAATAAAAAAGACACCAAAATCGAGCAAGGGAACGACAAAGGTCAGGACAGCAGCCTGTCAGGGAGCACGGGGAGCGTGCATCAGGGGACAGCCACCATGGCTCTCGGGGGCGGGCAAGGGGCCTGGGGTCTGGTCTTCGTGCTTCTAATGAACTCAGTCAACAAACGCCACACCCAGATCCCTGCCGACAGCTCCTTATAAACCAAGCTGACGATCAGTTCAATTTTGCGGATCGCTCGAAGTCGCCGCTTCCTTCGCGTCGCGCATGCTGCGGACTCCCGCTCTCTGCACGCCCAGGCCGGGAGGGCGCTGTGCTCCTGTTCTTTCAGACGAGGATCGAGGGAGCTGGCCAAGGGGATGCAGCGACACGGCCGCCCGGGTCTGCCGCAAGGTCCCCTGGCCTTGCTGCGTGTGGAGGGAGAGGGCCAGCGGGGTGGCCACCACGCTCTCAGCACCCACCCACCCCTTACCGGCACCAAGCTGGGCAGCGACTCCTCGgggccctcctcctgctccagaCCCCGGGGGGCTGAAGACGGCAGCTGCTCGGCCCGGAGCCCCTGGTTTTCCTCAGTCAGCCGCTTCACCTCGTGGCGCAGGCACTTGTGTGACGTGGCCAGCTCTGCCTGTGGACGGACATTCAGCAGGAGGCGATGAGGGGGACAGGGCGTCACCAGTGCCCGATGCCAAACCCTGAACCCTCCTCCCGACGGCGCTGATGGCCAGCAAGCCCACACCCTTGGCTgcggagaaagaaagaagcaccTTATTAAGTGCCTTTGACCCCTgggctctttttcttctttttttaagaagtctcagtgcccagtgtggggctcaaacttgacaccgagatcaagagtcgcacgctccACCAGCTAGCCAGCCAGACTTCCCTGACCCCCAAGCTCTTTATACACTCTGCTCAATGGCTCAGAGGTCACAAGGGGCAGGCCACCTCGAGCGTTCCATTGGGTCCATACGCTCTCAGTTACCAACTTTAAAAGCTTGGCGACACGCAGAAGCACCCAGGTTCCTGGCCTCTTGACGAATCAGAAAACGAGCCAACATCGAGCTCGCAGTCCCGTGGGGGCTCCCATCACAGAGCTGAAGGGCAGCAGAGCCCCAGGCGGGCCTCCAGGCTTGCCACACTGCTCCCTCTAGTCTACTCCTGGCCCGACTGAATCATTTCCACTTCCCGGCTTGGGGAACACCTGAATTTGCAAGCCTCGCTTTTAAGCATCACGCATGACGCTGTGAGCAAGGTCCCACCACCTGGATTTCAAAGAGGCCAGGCCAGGGCTCCGACTTGTGGGCCCTGGACACCTTTTGTGCACCCGGCCTGACTCCAGGGCGCGGCGGGAGTGGCTGGGCTAGGGTGGGGCAGGACAGGTGCCTTGACCTCTCTGTGGGCCCCTCTCAGCCAGTTCCCATCGCACGCCTGTTCCTCGGGCCCCGGCCCCGAGCCCTCACCATCTGCAGCTGAACCCGCTCCTGGGCCTGGCTCACAGTCCCCTGCAGGGTCCGCAGCAGCTGCTCTGAGTTCTGGACCTGGGCCAGGAGCACTTGCATCTGTGGGTGGAAGGAGGTGAGGCTGAGGTCGGGGCCAGGAGGCAGGTGGCCAGCGGCCCCGCcggggacagggaaggggagggggtggcgggggcggcAGAGCGGGCCCCACCTGCTTGGCACAGTCCTCGTTGCTCCGTCTCAGACCCTCCTGCAGCTCATCCCGCTCCTGGCTGACTCTCTCCAGGTCCTTCTGCAGCTGCCGCCCCTGCCACAGATGCTGGCCTCAGTCTTGGCCTCCAAGTGGAGGCCTGCCTTCTGcacctgggggggtggggggcagctccCAGCGGGCCGCCCTGCTTCTGTTGCCTGATCCCCGGTTCTAGCTCTAGGCGTGCACACAGTAGGGGCTCAGTGAGCCTGtcgggggaggaagagaaggctgTGAGCGCCCCCGGCAGGCTgctcccccacctctgctcacCTCCGTTTGGAGCTGTTCCCACTGGGTGTCCGGGACAAGCTGGTAACCGGGAGGCGGCAGGTAGATGCCCTCGGGGACCAGGGTGCCCGTGGACACCAGAGAAGCTGTCTCTTCCTGCTCGGGGCTCAGGGCCTGGCGGCTGCGGGGCAGGGAGGTGCTGCCGGCCCCGCCgccaagggagaaggaagagatggaggCACTGTCATCACAGTTGTGGGCGAAGGCTTCGGCCGCTGCACCCCCGTCTGCACTCAGGTCCTCGAGAGGCTCCAGCGGGGGCGACGGGTCCCGGGACCGGGGCAGCAACTCCGTGGAGCCGTGCAGGGAAGGGGGATGCCGGGGACGtctctggggaaggggcagggaagaggcTGGGGGGCCAGGGTCCTGAGGcgccccctctccccacagccaccCCCTGGCCGGCCCCTCACCTGGATCTCTTGAATCAGCTCCTCTGCCCTGAGCAGTTTCGCCTTCAGCTCCTCTATCTCCTGCTCCATGGGCAGCACGATCTCCCGAAGCTTCTCCGAGTCCTCGTGAGCCTGCAGGAAGGGGTCAGGCGGCAGCAGCCCCCCTCCCAACAGCTGGACCCCTCAGGTCTGTTCCAAGCCTCCTCTCTAAGCACATCAGCCCTTGTAATCCTCCCAAGAAGGTACTAGCCAGACCCATTTTGTAAATAAGAACGCAGAGGCTCTGGGCCTTGCCCAGGTTCCCCAGGAGGCAAAGGGGCCAGGGTCACAACGATCCGCCTGGGGCCCACTCACTCCTCACCCCTTCTTCCCCAACATCCactttcacttgtttcttttatcACAGACGCTCACATTTGTAGTTGGACACATGCCCTAAATTCTACAACTCCATCTACATTTCTCAGATCCCCTATAACTAAGCATGGCCATGTGACTAAATTCCAGCTAATGAGATGTTAATGCAAGCTTCCAGGACAACTCCTTAAAGGGAGAGGGTGTGCTTTACTCCTCTTCCTTTGTTGACTGTTAGAGTGTGGACATGATGGCTGGCACACTGGCAGCCACCTTGGACTATAAGGCAATAAGCTATCTATGGCAAAACAGTGCCAGAAGAGGAACCTGGGTTCCTAAGGACTTGACCTGATTATCAGTCCCAAAATGTCTATctgtggactttaaaaaaaaaacaaaaaacaagacttCTCTCTTATTTAAGCGACTGttgatttgggtttttaaatCTCATCCTAGTATGTCCTTTACTCGCCCCACTCCCACCTGCCGGCCATTTCTTTTTGGTCTGTTTTCAGGTCTGGGACCCTGCTGACCCTGCAGGGCCAATCAGTGGTCTCTGACCATCTCCACCTGGTTGTCACACAGGCCCCTCTATCCCAAGTACGGCCAAATCCGAACCATTCATAGCACCATTTCCCCTCCTGTGGGTGTTAGGTCACCCCCTCCGCTATCCAAGGCCACAACCTGCCAGTCTCCCATCTTCTTCTGATCCATGCTGTTTCTACCTCTTGAATCACTCAAAAACCCGTCTCAGGCAGGCTCAGTTTCTAGCCCTCCAGATCCCTATGTGAACAGCTGCAACAggcccaaacaaaacaaacttctctGGTCCCATCTGAAGCCCGGAAAGACACACCGTGCAGGGGCCCATGCGTTGGGTGGCCAATGGCCGAACACAGGAGGCGGGCCAGAACCGAGCTGCCTGACTCCAGCCCTGCTGTCCTTCTGCTCACTGCACTGGGCTCCTGATCCCCAGGTCCCGATCCCTCACCCGCCATGGCCCTGCTCCCTAGGATCGCTGGGAATGCAAACAGCTGCCTCTGCTGAGAGTGTGGGCTGCCAGCCTCCTTTCTTGGGCTATTTTGATCTTTGTCTTTCTACCCAAGGTCTTCTTCCAGAGCCTGTTTCGTCCTGCATGGATGCAGTAAGCACCTAACCTACCTCGCAGGGCTGCCGTAAGGATCAAACGAGGTAATGATGTGAACTTGCTTTGAAAGACGGAGTTCGGCAAATCAGCCGCCTCCCATGGTCAAGGACACCAGTAAGGAAGGGGTGATAAGCCACAGACATTAAGAACAAgaattttagggacacctgggtgctttagtgggttaaagcctctgccttcggctcaggtcatgatcctggggtcctgggatcgagtcccacatcagactctctgctcagcagggagtctgcttcctcctctctctctatccgcctgcctctctgcctgcttgtgatcgctgcctgtcaaataaataaataaataaatgactcattaaaaaaacaacaacaacaagaatttCAGAACCAGGCTGCCTTGATATGTAAAtccctcctctgctttcttccgTGCATAACTTGGGGCGATTTCCTGAACTTCTCTGAACCTCgccttcctcatctgtgaaatgggtctaATGGGGAAAGACAGGAGAGACAGACTCTGTCCAGCAGTGCTCTCAGTGCCCAGAGCACGAGTGCTGTCCTCGGTGTCAGCTCCTCCCCTGCATCATCTCCTTCACTTTGGAGGCAAACAAACCCAGCCACCCTGCCAGCGAGTGGGAGAACCAGGACTCTGCCAAGTACAAACCTACTATGAGCTACACCTACAATTTTTACTGGGTTCCCAGTATTTTAACCAGTGCCCCATGGTCCCCCACCCCGGCTGCCTCAACGTCTTTCCAAACCCCAACCTTTTCCATCTGCTTCTCCAAGGAGTCCAGGGGGTGAGCCCGGGACAGCAGCTGCTTCAGGCGCCCCAGCTCCCGCTCCTTCTCCTCAcagtcctgctgctgctgctgccgctccTGCTTCAGGGAAGTGATCTGGGCTTCGTAGCTGCTGATGGAGTCTGGAGAGgcgggaaagggagaggagacgGAGGGTCAGGCATGCTGGCTCTACCCCTGGGTGACAAGTGGGGCTCACTGTCATCGAGAACTGAATCAGACATGAACGCTGACATCAGAAGCCCCCATTCTGATGGGGAAGGCAGCTGTGGAAACAGTTACAATGCAGCAGGCCCCAAAGGACCATTCCTGGGGCTTCTGGGTCCCAGAAGAAGGAAATCTTCGCTCTGTCTGCCTGGCCATGAGGACGCCGCCAGGCAGTGGAGGTGACAAAGGACAGACAGGGTCATGGAGCAGAGGAAAAGGCTCAGAGCTGGGAAAGGGGACGGTGGGTGGGCGGCAGGCTGGGCACGCGGCAAGGCTGGAGTGAAGGTGCCCGAGGAGAGGTGCCAGAAAGGGGGGACAGGGTGGCGGCGGACACCTCCCGAGGCCATGAATGCCACACCAAGGAGTTTGGAATTCATCCTACAGGTCAGTGGGAGGTGGAGGTGATGCTGGGTGGAACAGGgccacttttttcttaaaaaaaattttttttttttttcgagagGGAGTGTGCATACACGAGTCgggatgggggtggagaggaagagagagaatcttaagcaggctccacgcccagcaccgAGCACACTGTGGAGCCTGACGAAGggttcgatctcacgaccctgagatcatgacctcgttgaaatcaagagtcagacgcttaactgactgagcaccccaggcttaaagatttttttttatttttattttaaggggtctctacacccaatgtggggctcaaacccaaccccgagatcaagagtcacatgctccaccaactgagccagccaagagcccCAACAGTGTTTATttgcagttatttattttaacatgtacCAACATTAGAACTAAAGGTCTCTTTCCAGACTTCCTGGAAAGACTGCCTgctttctagctctgtgaccttaggcaagttatctaacctctctggtcctcagaGCCTCCCCGGCAAAATGGGAACAGATCCTGATTCCAACCTCATGGAGactgttatgaagattaaatactcataaattggggcgcctgactggttcagtcagaaaagcaggcaactcttgattttgggattgtgagtttgagtcctatgttgggtatagagatgacttaaataaatactcATAAAGTATTTAactcagagcctggcacatagtaagtgctcaataaatattaactattggggcacctgggtggcagagttggtTGAGCTTTTGGCTTCAGCtgcaggtcacgatctcaaggtcatgagatcaagccctgcatggggctctgtgctcaactcagcctacttgagattctccctctgcccacctcccgctctctctctcaaataaaaatacattaaaataaacattaaagtttatttactgggtggctcagtcagttaagcatctgccttcagtttagttcatggttccagggttctgggattgagccctacattgggctccttgctcagcggggagcctgcttctccctctgtttgtgcgtgctctctctctgacaaataaataaaatttttttaaaaaaataaaataaatgtatgagttttctttttttaaaaaaggtctatttttttttaagggaggggcagagggagagaggcagagagaatcctaagtaggctccacacccagtgcagtgcccagtgtggggtttgatcttatgaccctgagatcatgacctgagctgaaatcgagagtcggacacttaactgactgaaccacccacatgcTCCCCGCCCTCCAAATTGGATCTatttaaagaacaaatactgaggggcgtctgggtggctcagtggttaggtgtctgccttcggttcaggtcatgatcccaggctcttgggatcaagccgtgtgtcgggctccctgctcaatgggaagcctgcttctccctctccagctcaccctgcctgtgttccctctctccctgtgtctctctctgtcaaaaaaattaatcttaaaaaaaaaaaaaaaaaagaaaagttcactCTGGAAGCCCATGTCAAGGCTAGACTACAGAGTAAGGCCTGTGAGAAGGCTGGGGCACAGTCCAGGAGAGCTGTCGCTTCCGCAGGGGACACAGCAGCAGAGGGGTAGGACAGGACTGGAAGCTGTTTCAGAGACTCTGGCCTCTgactggagaaaggggaaatcagagcaggggctgggggtctgGGGCGCGGGGAGCTGGTGCATCTCAAGgacagagagtggaagggaagcctGAACATGTACGGGGCAGTGCCAGTGCACAGGTGCTTGGGGAAGGCGGGAAACCAGAGGGTCAGACTCACGGAGATGGAGGCTGGTTCCAGGAACCGAAAAGCTGTTCATCTTTCAGGCTTGATCGGTCATCAGTGAGGGACAAGAAATGACACGTGGCAAGGGAACAGGCAGAAGCTGGGAGCTAAACTTAGCTGGAACTCACAGAGCTGCTTCTAGCACGGGCAGCACCTCTATGCAAATCAGAAAAGGGCACCCCTTTCTCTGGGCCCTGAGGCCTGCCCTGTGCTAGGCAACCCGGCTAACCTACCCTGCAGCCTATCGGTGGCCCCTGACCCCTTGCTTGCCACGCATTTCGCACTTACGGGGCCGCGGGGGAGTCTGGGAAGACGCTCTCGGCCTCACCTTTCAGGATGGCCTGCAGCGAAGCCACCTCCTCTTGGCACTGCCGCTGCACCGCAGCCACGGCCTCGGCCTTCGTGCTCTCGCTCACCTCCGCCACAGCCTTCATGGTCTCCATTTCCGCCAGGGCGCCCGCCAGCTCCGCCCGCAGCCGGCCCAGCTCCTCTGAGTCGGCCTCAAGCTTCGCcccttcctggggctgggggtccaGGGCTGTGGGGGACGGGGATCAACCTCTTTTCCCATCGCCCCCGGGTCCCCGTACCCGAAACCATCAAATCCAGGAGTCCACAATCTAGTACTGCGGCGGCGATGCTCACACCTTCACCTGGCCCCGCCCCGCTCACCTGACCCCGCCTCCTTCTCGCCTCGCGCCGCCATGTGCTGCCTGGAGCCCCGCCTTCCCCGCCTTTTCCCAGACTAGACCCCGCCTTTCCAATGGTCCCGCCCCTTCCCTCGCTGGACCACCTCTCACCTGCCACTGGCCCTTCCCCTCAACCCCCGGACCACGCCCCCTCCTCCGCGGGCCGctggccccgccccctctctccAGACGGCATGGCCCCGCCCCTTTCTCCAGTCTCCCCTCACCATCCCCCTGCCCGCCGGCTCCGAGCTCGGCCCCGCCTCCGGCTCGGCCGCCCCCTGCGTGCATGGACGCGCCTTCACTTACCGGCCCCCGGCCGCCGTCGCCGGCCATCCTCGCCCGCGGCCGCCGGCACAGCTGCCGCCATCGCCTCCGCGCAAACGGCGGGTTCCAGCACTCCCTGGTGACGGTGCTCACCCCTTCCGGGTCCCCTCGGCTGTTTCCGGATCCGCTCGGCTGTTTCCGGATCGGCCCCTGGCTCGAGGCCCAGGCCGGAGCCGGCGACTGATTGCCGAGCCCGGACCGGAGATTTCCGAACCCGAGCGGGTCCGCgggcccaggccccgccccgccccgccccgccccctttCCTGCGGCGCGCTGGTTTGAAGGACAAGAAGTTCTTTCATCCGAGGCCTTCGGGCGGTTCCGCGTGACCTTGGAAAGTCTGCCCAGGTCGCACCTCCTCCGAGCCGCCTGCCGGCCTTAGCCTGAAGAAGGGCGAAGCTCTCGCGGTCTCTCCGGCGGACGGCAGCCAGCTCCTGCGCGGTCCCCGCAGCCCGGCGCTCGGCCCGGGCCCGCCAGCTCCTGCGGCCCGGGGGAGCGTCCCTCGGGCCAGGGCTGCGTCGGCCCCGCTCTCCGGGGCGCAGGAGCCCCGCGCCGTCCGCCGGAGACACCGGACACTTCGGCGTCCCCAGCCCCGCCTGGATACCCCGCCGGCCGGAGTGTGCTGCGAATCCCCCCGCGCCGTCCCCGGGCCTCCCCAACCCTCCTCCGCTCGCCGGGCCACTGCCCTAAATCGA includes:
- the RABEP2 gene encoding rab GTPase-binding effector protein 2 isoform X3, which produces MAAAVPAAAGEDGRRRRPGAALDPQPQEGAKLEADSEELGRLRAELAGALAEMETMKAVAEVSESTKAEAVAAVQRQCQEEVASLQAILKDSISSYEAQITSLKQERQQQQQDCEEKERELGRLKQLLSRAHPLDSLEKQMEKAHEDSEKLREIVLPMEQEIEELKAKLLRAEELIQEIQRRPRHPPSLHGSTELLPRSRDPSPPLEPLEDLSADGGAAAEAFAHNCDDSASISSFSLGGGAGSTSLPRSRQALSPEQEETASLVSTGTLVPEGIYLPPPGYQLVPDTQWEQLQTEGRQLQKDLERVSQERDELQEGLRRSNEDCAKQMQVLLAQVQNSEQLLRTLQGTVSQAQERVQLQMAELATSHKCLRHEVKRLTEENQGLRAEQLPSSAPRGLEQEEGPEESLPSLVPTHLPRQRRANLGCLSFTKGCPALGMLGGTLPRHCAQGSSRPGGVAASNTSVLSLCIASTPHAGHFGGFPFTCPPNLPPPPRDGGPCGLLPTPRQ
- the RABEP2 gene encoding rab GTPase-binding effector protein 2 isoform X1, with translation MAAAVPAAAGEDGRRRRPGAALDPQPQEGAKLEADSEELGRLRAELAGALAEMETMKAVAEVSESTKAEAVAAVQRQCQEEVASLQAILKDSISSYEAQITSLKQERQQQQQDCEEKERELGRLKQLLSRAHPLDSLEKQMEKAHEDSEKLREIVLPMEQEIEELKAKLLRAEELIQEIQRRPRHPPSLHGSTELLPRSRDPSPPLEPLEDLSADGGAAAEAFAHNCDDSASISSFSLGGGAGSTSLPRSRQALSPEQEETASLVSTGTLVPEGIYLPPPGYQLVPDTQWEQLQTEGRQLQKDLERVSQERDELQEGLRRSNEDCAKQMQVLLAQVQNSEQLLRTLQGTVSQAQERVQLQMAELATSHKCLRHEVKRLTEENQGLRAEQLPSSAPRGLEQEEGPEESLPSLVPELQQLVRHTRQEARAQQQAREHEAERLRIEIVTLREALEEETAARASLEGQLRVQREETEVLEASLCSLRTEMERVQQEQSKAQLTDLLSEQRAKVLRLQAELETSEQVQRDFVRLSQALQVRLEQIRQAESLEQVRSILGEAPLGDADT
- the RABEP2 gene encoding rab GTPase-binding effector protein 2 isoform X2, giving the protein MAAAVPAAAGEDGRRRRPGAALDPQPQEGAKLEADSEELGRLRAELAGALAEMETMKAVAEVSESTKAEAVAAVQRQCQEEVASLQAILKDSISSYEAQITSLKQERQQQQQDCEEKERELGRLKQLLSRAHPLDSLEKQMEKAHEDSEKLREIVLPMEQEIEELKAKLLRAEELIQEIQRRPRHPPSLHGSTELLPRSRDPSPPLEPLEDLSADGGAAAEAFAHNCDDSASISSFSLGGGAGSTSLPRSRQALSPEQEETASLVSTGTLVPEGIYLPPPGYQLVPDTQWEQLQTEGRQLQKDLERVSQERDELQEGLRRSNEDCAKQMQVLLAQVQNSEQLLRTLQGTVSQAQERVQLQMAELATSHKCLRHEVKRLTEENQGLRAEQLPSSAPRGLEQEEGPEESLPSLVPELQQLVRHTRQEARAQQQAREHEAERLRIEIVTLREALEEETAARASLEGQLRVQREETASLCSLRTEMERVQQEQSKAQLTDLLSEQRAKVLRLQAELETSEQVQRDFVRLSQALQVRLEQIRQAESLEQVRSILGEAPLGDADT